One window of Quercus robur chromosome 12, dhQueRobu3.1, whole genome shotgun sequence genomic DNA carries:
- the LOC126709488 gene encoding protein LITTLE ZIPPER 2-like, whose product MCTGNTEKKIPSGLVRSFERKQRSKRSGVEVHRHTRRCEEEEEKDLELKNLKLYLENKSIIEENEKLRRKACLLHQENLALMNEFQKKFPHWERSSSTLISSSQTLISHENK is encoded by the exons atgTGTACCGGCAACACTGAGAAGAAGATTCCATCTGGTCTAGTCCGTTCTTTTGAAAGAAAGCAAAGATCAAAGCGATCTGGAGTTGAAGTTCACAGGCATACCAG AAGATGTGAAGAAGAGGAGGAGAAGGATTTGGAACTAAAGAACCTGAAGCTATATTTGGAGAACAAAAGTATAATTGAAGAGAATGAAAAGCTGAGGAGAAAGGCTTGTCTTCTTCACCAAGAGAACTTAGCCTTAATGAATGAGTTTCAGAAGAAATTCCCCCATTGGGAACGTTCCTCCTCCACCCTTATTTCTTCTTCACAAACACTGATATCACACGAAAACAAGTGa